The following are encoded together in the Vigna unguiculata cultivar IT97K-499-35 chromosome 2, ASM411807v1, whole genome shotgun sequence genome:
- the LOC114173804 gene encoding uncharacterized protein LOC114173804 isoform X4 — MNFLMRSTSGMYGPVPPPEPRSDTHQRSASAGSSLETLVTNDPYARYDAKVDFGIINKHSDVDEEEGWITIPCKELPENWNCAPDILSLCSLDRSFLFPGEQVHILACLSACKQDTSLFKIAAAISENGTGHNPMKENGNTENINNTMSGEGELSTGDEQQLDDVSDVENLLEKEGLKKQTSILLQKFENSHFFVRISESDDLLWSKTSSSENTSNANNEKGSKITSEGSTLSSICAVIDKGNFDSNVSGGVARNSAKCGALPNGDIVVILQVNVAVNFLRDPCIEVLQFEKLQERMSSPDSRVDTIYTDRDSCADLLNWILPLDNGKPSNCPPSPHLTSTSGINNSSQRSNMSGSSSSQIFSFSNFRSYSMSSLPQPVNPPPAPVKAASSKPSFDIEEWDQISSQKYLWKKMGAEGLLSFRGVSLERDRFYVCCGLEGLYTPGRRWRRKLEIIQPLDIHSFAADVNSDDFLCVQLKNVAPTHAPDIMIFIDTITLVFEELAQNGSVSSLPISCIEAGNDHSLPNLVLRRGEEHSFILRPATSTWKGPEIQNDRSSPLSKFQLRNKTSKINLKRQKTALINDQYSILVSCRCNYTASRLFFKQPTSWRPRSSRDIMISIMSDTSRQSPSACEKTCQPPVQAEIIRITFYTAIIHHHN, encoded by the exons ATGAATTTTTTGATGCGGTCTACAAGTGGCATGTATGGACCTGTTCCTCCTCCGGAGCCTCGTTCTGATACCCATCAAAGGTCTGCATCTGCTGGATCTTCTTTGGAGACTCTTGTGACTAATGATCCATATGCACGCTATGATGCCAAGGTGGATTTTGGCATCATTAATAAGCACTCCGATGTTGACGAGGAAGAAGGATGGATTACCATTCCATGCA AGGAACTTCCAGAAAACTGGAATTGTGCACCAGATATACTGTCTCTGTGCTCTCTTGATCGTTCCTTTCTTTTCCCTG GTGAACAAGTTCATATATTGGCATGCTTGTCTGCATGTAAGCAGGATACGTCATTGTTCAAAATTGCTGCAGCGATAAGTGAGAATGGCACTGGCCACAACCCCAtgaaagaaaatggaaacactgaaaacataaataatacaatGTCTGGAGAAGGGGAACTGAGTACCGGTGATGAACAACAGTTGGATGATGTTTCTGATGTTGAAAACCTTCTTGAAAAAGAGGGTCTCAAAAAACAAACTTCAATATTGTTGCAAAAGTTTGAAAATTCTCACTTCTTTGTGAGGATTTCCGAGTCAGATGATCTTCTTTGGTCCAAAACAAGCTCTTCAGAAAACACTTCTAATGCAAATAATGAAAAGGGGTCAAAAATCACATCTGAAGGATCCACATTGTCCTCTATTTGTGCTGTTATTGATAaaggaaattttgattcaaatgTTTCTGGTGGAGTGGCGAGAAATTCTGCGAAGTGCGGTGCTTTACCTAATGGAGACATAGTG GTTATTTTACAGGTGAATGTTGCTGTTAATTTTCTTAGAGATCCTTGTATAGAAGTTCTTCAATTTGAAAAACTTCAGGAGAGAATGTCATCTCCTGACAGCAGGGTGGATACAATTTATACTGATCGAGATTCATGTGCAGACCTGTTAAATTGGATACTTCCTTTGGATAACGGGAAGCCTTCTAATTGCCCACCATCTCCTCATTTAACTTCAACTTCAGGAATTAATAACTCCTCTCAGAGGTCCAACATGTCAGGATCATCTAGCTCTCAAATATTCTCCTTTAGCAATTTTAGAAGTTACTCCATGTCATCATTGCCGCAACCTGTGAATCCTCCACCTGCTCCTGTTAAAGCAGCTAGTTCCAAACCAAGTTTTGATATTGAGGAGTGGGATCAAATCTCATCTCAGAAATATTTATGGAAAAAAATGGGGGCTGAAGGACTTCTATCTTTTCGAGGTGTTTCATTGGAACGAGATAGATTTTATGTTTGTTGTGGATTAGAAGGCCTATATACACCAGGAAGAAGGTGGAGAAGGAAGCTTGAAATAATCCAACCATTAGACATTCATTCTTTTGCTGCTGATGTCAATTCGGATGATTTTCTTTGCGTTCAGTTAAAG AATGTTGCTCCTACACATGCTCCAGATATTATGATATTTATAGATACCATTACTCTTGTTTTTGAGGAGCTAGCACAAAACGGATCAGTGTCATCGTTGCCGATTTCATGTATTGAAGCTGGAAATGATCATTCTTTACCAAATCTAGTGCTCAG GAGAGGTGAAGAGCATTCTTTTATTCTTAGACCAGCAACTTCTACATGGAAGGGTCCCGAGATTCAGAATGATAGAAGTTCTCCCTTGTCAAAGTTCCAGCTTAGaaataaaacatcaaaaatAAATCTCAAAAGACAAAAGACTGCTTTAATTAATGATCAGTATTCAATTTTGGTGTCATGTCGATGCAATTATACAG CGTCAAGGTTGTTCTTTAAGCAACCAACCAGTTGGCGACCACGTAGCTCAAGGGATATTATGATCTCTATTATGTCAGATACGTCAAGACAGTCTCCTTCAGCTTGTGAGAAAACTTGCCAACCTCCCGTACAG gCAGAAATTATCCGTATAACCTTTTA
- the LOC114173804 gene encoding uncharacterized protein LOC114173804 isoform X5, producing the protein MNFLMRSTSGMYGPVPPPEPRSDTHQRSASAGSSLETLVTNDPYARYDAKVDFGIINKHSDVDEEEGWITIPCKELPENWNCAPDILSLCSLDRSFLFPGEQVHILACLSACKQDTSLFKIAAAISENGTGHNPMKENGNTENINNTMSGEGELSTGDEQQLDDVSDVENLLEKEGLKKQTSILLQKFENSHFFVRISESDDLLWSKTSSSENTSNANNEKGSKITSEGSTLSSICAVIDKGNFDSNVSGGVARNSAKCGALPNGDIVVILQVNVAVNFLRDPCIEVLQFEKLQERMSSPDSRVDTIYTDRDSCADLLNWILPLDNGKPSNCPPSPHLTSTSGINNSSQRSNMSGSSSSQIFSFSNFRSYSMSSLPQPVNPPPAPVKAASSKPSFDIEEWDQISSQKYLWKKMGAEGLLSFRGVSLERDRFYVCCGLEGLYTPGRRWRRKLEIIQPLDIHSFAADVNSDDFLCVQLKNVAPTHAPDIMIFIDTITLVFEELAQNGSVSSLPISCIEAGNDHSLPNLVLRRGEEHSFILRPATSTWKGPEIQNDRSSPLSKFQLRNKTSKINLKRQKTALINDQYSILVSCRCNYTASRLFFKQPTSWRPRSSRDIMISIMSDTSRQSPSACEKTCQPPVQWSL; encoded by the exons ATGAATTTTTTGATGCGGTCTACAAGTGGCATGTATGGACCTGTTCCTCCTCCGGAGCCTCGTTCTGATACCCATCAAAGGTCTGCATCTGCTGGATCTTCTTTGGAGACTCTTGTGACTAATGATCCATATGCACGCTATGATGCCAAGGTGGATTTTGGCATCATTAATAAGCACTCCGATGTTGACGAGGAAGAAGGATGGATTACCATTCCATGCA AGGAACTTCCAGAAAACTGGAATTGTGCACCAGATATACTGTCTCTGTGCTCTCTTGATCGTTCCTTTCTTTTCCCTG GTGAACAAGTTCATATATTGGCATGCTTGTCTGCATGTAAGCAGGATACGTCATTGTTCAAAATTGCTGCAGCGATAAGTGAGAATGGCACTGGCCACAACCCCAtgaaagaaaatggaaacactgaaaacataaataatacaatGTCTGGAGAAGGGGAACTGAGTACCGGTGATGAACAACAGTTGGATGATGTTTCTGATGTTGAAAACCTTCTTGAAAAAGAGGGTCTCAAAAAACAAACTTCAATATTGTTGCAAAAGTTTGAAAATTCTCACTTCTTTGTGAGGATTTCCGAGTCAGATGATCTTCTTTGGTCCAAAACAAGCTCTTCAGAAAACACTTCTAATGCAAATAATGAAAAGGGGTCAAAAATCACATCTGAAGGATCCACATTGTCCTCTATTTGTGCTGTTATTGATAaaggaaattttgattcaaatgTTTCTGGTGGAGTGGCGAGAAATTCTGCGAAGTGCGGTGCTTTACCTAATGGAGACATAGTG GTTATTTTACAGGTGAATGTTGCTGTTAATTTTCTTAGAGATCCTTGTATAGAAGTTCTTCAATTTGAAAAACTTCAGGAGAGAATGTCATCTCCTGACAGCAGGGTGGATACAATTTATACTGATCGAGATTCATGTGCAGACCTGTTAAATTGGATACTTCCTTTGGATAACGGGAAGCCTTCTAATTGCCCACCATCTCCTCATTTAACTTCAACTTCAGGAATTAATAACTCCTCTCAGAGGTCCAACATGTCAGGATCATCTAGCTCTCAAATATTCTCCTTTAGCAATTTTAGAAGTTACTCCATGTCATCATTGCCGCAACCTGTGAATCCTCCACCTGCTCCTGTTAAAGCAGCTAGTTCCAAACCAAGTTTTGATATTGAGGAGTGGGATCAAATCTCATCTCAGAAATATTTATGGAAAAAAATGGGGGCTGAAGGACTTCTATCTTTTCGAGGTGTTTCATTGGAACGAGATAGATTTTATGTTTGTTGTGGATTAGAAGGCCTATATACACCAGGAAGAAGGTGGAGAAGGAAGCTTGAAATAATCCAACCATTAGACATTCATTCTTTTGCTGCTGATGTCAATTCGGATGATTTTCTTTGCGTTCAGTTAAAG AATGTTGCTCCTACACATGCTCCAGATATTATGATATTTATAGATACCATTACTCTTGTTTTTGAGGAGCTAGCACAAAACGGATCAGTGTCATCGTTGCCGATTTCATGTATTGAAGCTGGAAATGATCATTCTTTACCAAATCTAGTGCTCAG GAGAGGTGAAGAGCATTCTTTTATTCTTAGACCAGCAACTTCTACATGGAAGGGTCCCGAGATTCAGAATGATAGAAGTTCTCCCTTGTCAAAGTTCCAGCTTAGaaataaaacatcaaaaatAAATCTCAAAAGACAAAAGACTGCTTTAATTAATGATCAGTATTCAATTTTGGTGTCATGTCGATGCAATTATACAG CGTCAAGGTTGTTCTTTAAGCAACCAACCAGTTGGCGACCACGTAGCTCAAGGGATATTATGATCTCTATTATGTCAGATACGTCAAGACAGTCTCCTTCAGCTTGTGAGAAAACTTGCCAACCTCCCGTACAG